A window of the Verrucomicrobiia bacterium genome harbors these coding sequences:
- a CDS encoding AAA family ATPase: MRITRIELKNWLNFQKLNTGELGDRVFIIGPNAAGKSNLLDALRFLRDVALPAGKKPQGGGLQNAVAELRDGLSKLRCLNARMDTEVRITVWLRSAGNVEWTYDLGFKGEGRANNRIAVSRETVTKGGVKLFSRPDDPDRGDPAQLTQTRLELTNANKDFRELSHFFSETTYLHLVPQLLKYGSRIGGNVIESDPFGQGFLQRIAASHETTRTARLRRIQKALDTVVPQFKDLQFVQDKVTGLPHLEANFTHWRPTGAWQRENQLSDGTLRLIGLLWSLMEGNSTLLLEEPELSLNEEIVRQLPKVIRRIQAQNKTARQVFITTHSEALLSDRSIPPEEVLRLVTTRDGTEIKPLDDQEKIMFASGLNVADVLLPSIKPTNPEQLTLALK, from the coding sequence ATGCGCATCACCCGAATCGAACTGAAAAATTGGCTCAACTTCCAAAAACTGAACACAGGAGAACTCGGGGATCGGGTCTTCATCATCGGTCCGAACGCCGCGGGGAAATCGAATCTCCTCGACGCCCTGCGCTTTCTGCGAGACGTGGCATTACCCGCCGGTAAAAAGCCTCAGGGCGGCGGTCTGCAAAATGCCGTGGCAGAGCTGCGCGACGGACTCTCCAAGCTCCGATGCCTCAACGCCAGAATGGACACCGAAGTGCGCATCACCGTCTGGCTTCGCTCCGCAGGGAATGTGGAGTGGACCTACGATCTCGGCTTCAAAGGCGAGGGACGGGCCAACAACCGCATCGCGGTCAGCCGCGAAACTGTCACGAAGGGCGGCGTGAAGCTGTTCAGTCGTCCTGACGATCCGGACAGGGGCGACCCTGCGCAACTCACGCAGACCCGGCTTGAACTCACCAATGCCAACAAGGACTTCCGCGAGTTGTCCCATTTTTTTAGCGAGACAACCTACCTGCACCTCGTCCCGCAGTTGCTCAAGTATGGCTCAAGAATCGGCGGCAACGTGATCGAGAGTGATCCTTTCGGCCAGGGCTTTCTCCAGCGCATTGCGGCCTCCCACGAGACGACCCGCACTGCCCGACTTCGGCGTATCCAGAAGGCGCTGGATACCGTCGTCCCCCAGTTCAAGGACCTGCAGTTCGTGCAGGACAAAGTCACCGGCCTGCCGCACTTGGAGGCCAATTTCACTCATTGGCGGCCAACCGGCGCTTGGCAGAGGGAAAATCAGCTCTCTGACGGCACGCTCCGCCTGATCGGCTTGCTCTGGTCACTCATGGAAGGAAACTCGACTCTCCTCCTTGAAGAGCCGGAACTCTCGCTCAACGAAGAAATCGTGCGTCAACTGCCCAAAGTCATCCGTCGCATTCAGGCGCAAAACAAGACGGCACGGCAGGTATTCATCACGACTCACAGCGAGGCCTTGCTCTCCGATCGGAGCATCCCGCCGGAGGAGGTGTTGCGCCTGGTCACTACGCGGGACGGCACGGAGATCAAGCCCCTTGATGACCAGGAAAAGATCATGTTTGCCAGTGGCCTAAACGTGGCCGACGTCCTGCTGCCCTCGATCAAGCCGACAAACCCTGAACAACTCACCCTCGCGCTGAAGTGA